From Polaribacter butkevichii, a single genomic window includes:
- the gldC gene encoding gliding motility protein GldC: MSVKHNSQINFEIGLDENKVPEEISWTAKDGDIHNEASKAIMISVWDHKKKDTLRMDLWTKDMPIDEMKQFYHQTLVSMANSFERATDDQKMSATMRDFCDYFAEKLELK, from the coding sequence ATGTCAGTAAAACATAATTCACAAATTAATTTCGAAATTGGTTTAGACGAAAACAAAGTTCCTGAAGAAATTTCTTGGACAGCAAAAGATGGAGATATACATAATGAAGCATCAAAAGCTATTATGATTTCCGTATGGGATCATAAGAAAAAAGATACTTTACGTATGGATTTATGGACAAAAGATATGCCTATAGATGAGATGAAACAATTTTATCATCAAACATTAGTTTCTATGGCAAATTCTTTTGAGCGTGCAACAGATGATCAAAAAATGAGTGCAACTATGAGAGATTTTTGTGATTACTTTGCAGAAAAATTAGAGTTGAAATAA
- a CDS encoding OmpA family protein produces the protein MRRIYLFILFSTIIIAQSFGQSNDGKIIHKDSTDVKVTDVIKESNTWAIGGGFSNFIMHGDLRSIGTSDDTNYWNFGGYVYVDKMFNPILGLEFKATYNKMSGGAQYFSNTYSLAYVPNGVIRDNMKFEGSAYGAELNLIVSFSNLYRRDTRNWNISGYFGVGYHQYDSALFDRLADGSYVKISDADFGYNPARNSVSEASSIYLSTQLGIKRRISRRLDVEFRTGMYFNNEDHLDAAISDKQNWENFFVTSLGVVLKLGKKKEYIIWAKDPVPGDQFKIIDTDNDGVMDQLDVEPNTPKGAMVYGNGQAVDADKDGLPDYKDKCPLEYGPVSNEGCPLNEDSDGDGVMDAKDLCPNTPGPVENRGCPKQEAVPPVNITQQIGLLATSIYFDTNSDKIKLISYSTIDQIIMLMKKIPDVKFVIEGHTDDRNSDKYNLYLSQRRAESVRKYMIKQGIANDRLTPKGYGESRPKFSNANAGGRQLNRRVEIKPIDAIGPVERIDE, from the coding sequence ATGAGGAGAATTTATTTATTTATTCTATTTAGTACTATTATTATTGCTCAATCTTTTGGTCAATCTAATGATGGCAAAATTATTCACAAAGATAGTACAGATGTAAAAGTTACAGATGTTATTAAAGAGAGTAACACATGGGCTATTGGAGGTGGATTTAGTAATTTTATTATGCATGGAGATTTACGCTCTATTGGTACCAGTGATGATACTAATTATTGGAATTTTGGAGGGTATGTTTATGTAGATAAAATGTTTAATCCAATATTAGGATTAGAATTTAAAGCTACCTACAACAAAATGTCTGGTGGAGCTCAATATTTTTCTAACACATACAGTCTTGCTTACGTACCAAATGGTGTTATTAGAGACAACATGAAATTTGAAGGGAGCGCTTATGGTGCAGAATTAAACTTAATTGTAAGTTTTTCTAACCTTTATAGAAGAGACACAAGAAATTGGAATATTTCTGGATACTTTGGTGTTGGATACCACCAATACGATTCTGCTTTATTTGATAGATTAGCAGATGGTTCTTACGTAAAAATCTCTGATGCAGATTTTGGATATAACCCAGCCAGAAATAGTGTAAGTGAAGCAAGTTCTATCTATTTATCTACACAATTAGGTATTAAAAGAAGAATAAGCAGACGCTTAGATGTTGAGTTTAGAACAGGAATGTACTTTAATAATGAAGATCATTTAGACGCAGCAATTTCTGACAAACAAAACTGGGAAAACTTTTTTGTTACTAGTTTAGGGGTTGTTTTAAAATTAGGAAAGAAAAAAGAATACATCATTTGGGCTAAAGATCCAGTTCCTGGAGATCAATTTAAAATTATTGACACAGATAATGACGGTGTAATGGATCAATTAGATGTAGAACCAAACACACCTAAAGGTGCAATGGTATATGGTAATGGTCAAGCTGTAGATGCAGATAAAGACGGATTACCAGATTATAAAGATAAATGTCCTTTAGAGTATGGTCCTGTTTCAAATGAAGGTTGTCCTTTAAACGAAGATTCAGACGGAGATGGTGTAATGGATGCAAAAGATTTATGTCCAAATACTCCTGGTCCTGTAGAAAACAGAGGATGTCCTAAGCAAGAAGCCGTACCTCCAGTTAATATTACGCAACAAATTGGATTATTAGCAACTAGTATTTATTTTGATACCAATAGCGATAAAATTAAATTAATTTCTTACAGTACTATTGATCAAATTATTATGTTAATGAAAAAAATACCAGATGTTAAATTTGTTATTGAAGGTCATACTGATGATAGAAATAGTGATAAATACAACTTGTACTTATCTCAAAGAAGAGCAGAAAGTGTAAGAAAATACATGATTAAGCAAGGTATTGCTAATGACAGATTAACACCTAAAGGTTATGGTGAATCTAGACCTAAATTCTCTAACGCTAATGCTGGCGGAAGACAATTAAACAGAAGGGTTGAAATTAAACCAATTGATGCAATTGGACCTGTAGAAAGAATTGATGAATAA
- the gldB gene encoding gliding motility lipoprotein GldB, whose amino-acid sequence MRFYFMNLMVFCMFFSCSDKKNNQIDVSTINVDFSVKRYEADFYNSTENDLPILKKKYPYLFPKAFTDSLAIAKLNNKDEQELFSETQKLYKDVSKLKIELLDLFKHIKYYNTNFKAPKVVTMISNIDYVNRVIYADSLLFISLDVYLGKTHKFYSDYPKYIKENNTKENIIVDVANSIIKKQLVSLPKRSFMDKMIYEGKKMYLLDLYLPIISDKLKIGYSKEKMDWVLANETDIWKYFIEKKLLFSTDTKLNKRFLENAPFSKFYLQNDTQSPGRIGVWLGWQIVRSYMQNNDVSLQELLIIDSEELFKKSKYKPKK is encoded by the coding sequence ATGAGATTTTATTTTATGAATTTAATGGTTTTCTGTATGTTTTTTTCATGTTCTGATAAAAAAAATAATCAAATTGATGTTTCAACTATAAATGTTGATTTTTCGGTAAAAAGATACGAAGCTGATTTTTATAATTCAACAGAAAATGATTTACCAATTCTTAAAAAAAAGTATCCGTATTTGTTTCCAAAAGCATTTACAGATAGTTTGGCAATTGCTAAGTTAAATAATAAAGATGAACAGGAATTATTTAGTGAAACTCAAAAGTTGTATAAAGATGTTTCTAAATTAAAAATAGAGTTATTAGATCTTTTTAAGCATATTAAATATTACAATACCAACTTTAAAGCACCTAAGGTAGTTACAATGATTTCTAACATTGACTATGTTAATAGAGTTATTTATGCAGATAGTTTGTTGTTTATTTCTTTAGATGTTTATTTAGGAAAAACACATAAATTTTATTCAGATTATCCAAAGTATATTAAAGAGAATAATACTAAAGAAAACATAATTGTTGATGTTGCAAATTCTATCATAAAAAAACAATTAGTGTCTTTACCTAAAAGAAGTTTTATGGATAAGATGATTTATGAAGGGAAAAAGATGTACCTATTAGATTTATATTTACCAATTATTTCAGATAAATTAAAAATAGGATATTCAAAAGAAAAAATGGATTGGGTACTTGCTAATGAAACGGATATTTGGAAATATTTTATTGAAAAGAAATTGTTATTTAGCACAGACACAAAGTTAAATAAAAGATTTTTAGAGAATGCTCCTTTTTCTAAGTTCTACTTACAGAACGATACGCAATCTCCAGGAAGAATAGGAGTGTGGTTAGGATGGCAAATAGTGAGGTCATATATGCAAAATAATGATGTATCTTTGCAAGAATTATTAATAATTGATTCTGAAGAGTTATTCAAAAAATCAAAATACAAGCCTAAAAAATAA